One Streptomyces umbrinus genomic window, CCCCGCGAGTCCGCCGGGGCCGCGCCCGGTGGCAGACGGAAGTGAGTCCACCTTGCGCAAGTCAGTGAGCCGACGGGCGGTCACCTCCCTCGCGGGTGTCTGCGCGTTGGGAACCGTGTTCGCCATGGCACCCGTCGCCTCGGCGATCGTCGGGGGAGTGCCGGTACCGGACGGCGAGCGGCCCTTCGTCGTACAGATCGAGCAACAGGGCGACGACGGGACCTGGTCGCACTACTGCGGCGGAGCACTCGTCCACAGCCGCGTTGTCGCCACGGCGGCGCACTGCGCCAGGTTCGCCGAGCAGGGCATGGTCAAGATCCGGCTGGTCCTGGGGCGGACCGACTCGAGCACGCCCGGCGGAACAGTGGTGACCGGCGACCGCTTCTCCGTCTACAGCCACCCCGACTTCGACACCGCGACCAACACGGACCTGGGGCTCATCGTGCTCGACAGCTCGGTCGA contains:
- a CDS encoding S1 family peptidase, which gives rise to MRKSVSRRAVTSLAGVCALGTVFAMAPVASAIVGGVPVPDGERPFVVQIEQQGDDGTWSHYCGGALVHSRVVATAAHCARFAEQGMVKIRLVLGRTDSSTPGGTVVTGDRFSVYSHPDFDTATNTDLGLIVLDSSVDQPRAALPLLGTQLRPGRLVRAAGWGRTDLADPNKPSRMHEVKLPVNKFDTEGGAWDKEFICAGTAESRVGPGDSGGPLFDTKASGKTVVYGLVTGDTNTCTGLFTNLADPTIWKPFRDPLASHGLGHVIPD